From the Chloroflexus aurantiacus J-10-fl genome, one window contains:
- the priA gene encoding replication restart helicase PriA, producing MNPVSELVADVAVLTDSLPSQHQGIFSYRVPDHLQAAIAIGQLVWVPLRQQQVQGVVLAMQRRTVSGLRDLIDLVDPDLSIPQLTIQLAHWVAENCYTTLAAVLDLCLPPGMIRQAVTTWRATAAGLTCELGALPERERAILFYLRRHGELSEADLRAALRGSDANLRAAYRSLAERGLITRRLRIDPPRVRPQQEQFVRLTLPDLDQAIAELRRAPRQAAALRWLAERTTSDPPTVNELRRATGIDSTGIRALERRGFVQLVGREIYRDPLATVHPATDTPPPLTSAQRVAYETIVTALEAGTGGRFLLYGITGSGKTEVYLRLIARALRLGRQALVLAPEIALTTQLVRRFVARFGHQLAVLHSGLSDGERYDEWRRLRRGEARVAIGARSALFAPLPDLGLVIVDEEHEPGYKSDAAPRYHARDAALHLADLAGVTVVLGSATPSVETYYAARNGQIQLLELPERIGAQIGVDGLVHSRPLPLPPVRIVDMRHELQQGNTSIFSIKLQHALAQTLARGQQAILFLNRRGAASFVFCRDCGYVARCERCAAPLTVHYDTATTAEAGESVRVLICHSCGQRTATPVVCPQCLSHRIRASGIGTQRVAEVVRELFPDARVARWDRDSISGKNAHDALLEAMVRHEIDVLVGTQMIAKGLDLPLVGLVGVVLADTGLHLPDFRSGERAFQLLTQVAGRAGRRSEGAQVIIQTYQPDHYALQAACEHDYRAFFREEIAFRRALAYPPFGRLVRFVTTAATESICRRQAEQLAVTLQTYITGRDLVGWRLIGPAPAFFRRQRDRWRWHVLLRVPPATDIREIRLALDAVGPLYGWVIDIDPVHVL from the coding sequence ATGAATCCTGTCTCTGAACTGGTGGCTGATGTGGCCGTCCTCACAGACTCCTTGCCATCCCAACACCAGGGCATCTTCTCGTACCGTGTACCTGATCATTTGCAAGCGGCCATCGCGATAGGACAACTGGTGTGGGTACCGTTGCGCCAACAGCAGGTTCAGGGGGTGGTTCTGGCAATGCAGCGCCGCACTGTCAGTGGGTTGCGCGATCTGATTGACCTGGTCGATCCTGATCTATCGATCCCACAACTGACGATTCAATTAGCGCATTGGGTGGCCGAGAACTGCTATACAACGCTGGCAGCGGTGCTTGATCTCTGTTTGCCGCCAGGCATGATCCGGCAGGCGGTGACAACCTGGCGGGCAACGGCGGCAGGGCTTACGTGTGAATTGGGTGCATTACCAGAGCGTGAGCGGGCGATCCTCTTTTATTTGCGTCGGCACGGGGAATTGAGTGAGGCCGACTTGCGGGCGGCGCTGCGCGGAAGTGATGCAAATCTGCGGGCTGCGTATCGGTCATTGGCTGAACGAGGTCTGATTACACGCCGCTTGCGTATCGATCCACCGCGAGTACGTCCCCAACAAGAGCAGTTTGTCCGGTTAACGTTGCCCGATCTCGATCAAGCAATAGCCGAACTGCGCCGTGCACCCAGACAGGCAGCAGCATTGCGCTGGCTGGCTGAACGGACGACAAGCGATCCTCCTACGGTGAATGAATTACGGCGGGCGACAGGTATTGACAGTACAGGGATACGTGCGCTTGAACGGCGGGGTTTTGTACAACTGGTTGGTCGTGAAATCTATCGGGATCCACTGGCAACAGTACATCCGGCCACCGATACACCGCCACCATTGACAAGTGCTCAGCGGGTAGCGTATGAGACAATCGTGACTGCGCTTGAAGCCGGTACGGGCGGAAGGTTTCTGCTCTATGGGATCACCGGTAGCGGGAAAACTGAAGTCTACCTGCGACTGATCGCTCGTGCGTTACGGCTTGGCCGACAGGCATTGGTACTGGCGCCGGAGATTGCCCTCACGACCCAGTTAGTCCGTCGCTTTGTGGCTCGTTTTGGTCATCAACTGGCGGTCCTGCATAGCGGGTTAAGTGATGGTGAGCGCTACGATGAGTGGCGGCGATTGCGGCGGGGTGAAGCCAGGGTGGCTATCGGTGCACGTTCTGCTCTTTTCGCACCATTACCCGATCTTGGTCTGGTGATTGTCGATGAGGAGCACGAACCTGGCTACAAAAGCGATGCAGCACCTCGTTACCATGCGCGTGATGCAGCATTACACCTTGCCGATCTGGCCGGAGTAACGGTCGTCCTTGGTAGTGCGACCCCAAGCGTTGAAACCTACTATGCCGCCCGCAATGGTCAGATTCAGTTGCTCGAATTACCAGAGCGAATTGGTGCCCAGATTGGCGTTGATGGTCTCGTTCACAGTCGCCCCTTGCCGCTGCCGCCAGTGCGTATTGTTGATATGCGGCATGAGCTACAGCAGGGGAATACATCTATCTTCTCGATCAAACTGCAACACGCGCTGGCGCAGACCCTTGCCCGTGGGCAACAGGCGATCCTCTTTCTCAATCGCCGGGGAGCCGCTTCCTTTGTTTTTTGTCGGGATTGTGGTTACGTTGCCCGTTGTGAACGGTGTGCCGCGCCACTCACCGTTCATTACGATACGGCAACCACTGCTGAAGCCGGCGAGTCGGTGCGCGTTTTAATCTGCCATTCATGCGGTCAGCGCACGGCTACGCCGGTAGTCTGTCCACAATGTCTCAGTCACCGCATTCGCGCCTCGGGTATCGGCACACAGCGCGTTGCCGAGGTGGTACGTGAATTGTTTCCCGATGCACGGGTAGCACGCTGGGATCGGGATAGTATCAGTGGAAAGAATGCCCATGATGCCCTGCTAGAAGCAATGGTACGCCACGAGATCGATGTGCTGGTCGGTACGCAGATGATTGCGAAAGGGCTTGATCTACCTCTGGTTGGGTTGGTCGGTGTGGTATTAGCCGATACCGGTCTGCATCTGCCCGACTTTCGTAGTGGCGAGCGGGCATTTCAACTTCTGACCCAGGTTGCTGGACGAGCAGGGCGACGGAGTGAAGGGGCGCAGGTCATTATTCAGACCTATCAACCCGATCACTATGCACTTCAGGCCGCCTGTGAGCACGACTACCGGGCATTTTTTCGGGAAGAGATCGCCTTCCGGCGGGCACTGGCTTATCCGCCCTTTGGCCGATTGGTACGTTTCGTCACCACCGCAGCAACCGAGTCAATCTGTCGACGACAGGCCGAACAGCTTGCTGTTACCTTGCAGACGTACATCACCGGTCGTGATTTGGTCGGCTGGCGTCTGATCGGACCGGCGCCGGCATTCTTTCGCCGACAACGTGATCGGTGGCGCTGGCACGTGTTGTTGCGGGTGCCACCGGCTACAGACATCCGGGAGATACGTCTGGCCCTGGACGCGGTTGGCCCGTTGTACGGTTGGGTGATCGATATTGATCCGGTGCATGTGTTGTGA
- a CDS encoding AraC family transcriptional regulator, translating into MLAVADPSTVRETPIAGKRAALTEYVLRLFRQYESDTLELPGGLRLYYTTRPTSKRHGVSTPALCVVLQGAKEVVLGSDRYCYDAQHYLITAAALPITTRVIAASPEQPYLGIVLQLDPALVGSVIAEAGQSGLTNRSVCAFHVSPLEGKLLDAVTRLVRLAEDPPEEANFLRPLIVREIVFRLLRGNQGDRLQQIAATGGQIQRIIKALERLRAEFDQPLRIAEMARELGMSVSSFHHHFKAITTLTPVQFQKQLRLQEARRLMLSEGLDASSAAFQVGYHDPSHFTRDYKRFFGTTPLRDMKRLRAMTALDD; encoded by the coding sequence ATGTTAGCCGTAGCAGATCCTTCAACAGTCAGGGAAACCCCCATTGCCGGCAAGCGCGCAGCATTGACAGAATACGTTCTCCGGCTGTTTCGTCAATACGAGAGTGATACTCTCGAGCTTCCTGGTGGGTTGCGCTTATACTACACTACCAGACCTACATCCAAACGTCATGGTGTGTCTACACCAGCCCTATGTGTCGTGCTACAAGGTGCAAAAGAAGTAGTTCTGGGCAGTGACCGATATTGCTACGATGCTCAACATTATCTGATTACCGCCGCTGCATTACCCATTACTACGCGAGTGATCGCCGCCTCACCTGAACAACCATATTTGGGCATCGTGTTACAGCTTGATCCTGCACTTGTAGGATCAGTGATTGCTGAAGCAGGACAATCTGGTCTGACCAATCGCTCTGTCTGCGCTTTTCATGTCAGTCCCCTGGAGGGGAAACTACTCGATGCGGTCACTCGTCTAGTGAGACTAGCCGAGGATCCTCCTGAAGAGGCGAATTTTCTGCGCCCATTGATCGTTCGTGAAATTGTTTTTCGCTTACTGCGCGGCAATCAGGGTGACCGACTACAACAGATTGCAGCCACTGGGGGGCAGATACAGCGCATTATCAAAGCCCTGGAGCGCTTACGAGCTGAATTCGACCAACCATTACGCATTGCTGAAATGGCACGCGAACTGGGAATGAGTGTCTCCAGCTTTCACCATCACTTTAAGGCTATTACGACGCTAACGCCGGTGCAATTTCAAAAACAGCTTAGATTACAAGAAGCACGCCGTTTGATGCTGAGTGAAGGACTTGATGCTTCCAGTGCAGCCTTCCAGGTTGGGTATCACGATCCTTCGCATTTTACACGCGATTATAAACGGTTCTTTGGTACAACACCACTGCGTGACATGAAACGTTTACGGGCAATGACAGCCCTGGATGACTGA
- a CDS encoding zinc-dependent alcohol dehydrogenase family protein: MRGTALYGPYDVRSEYVPDPTIIEPTDAIIRLSATCICGSDLWPYRGVDPITRPVPMGHEYVGIVEEVGSAVKIIKPGQFVVGSFFASDNTCPICQAGYQTSCVNRQPGAPTGAQAEYARIPLADGTLVPTPDLPPADLIPDLLAASDVLGTGWFAAVAAEVGPGKTVAVVGDGAVGLLAVLSARQMGAERIILIGSRHPQRQALAQEFGATDVIEARGDEAIEMLKELTDGLGVHSTIEAVGTQESMMQAIRATRPGGHVGVVGVLHDVAIPGREFFFSHVHLHGGPAPVRRFLPELINLIWQRVIKPGKVFDLTLPLEQVAEGYRAMDERRAIKVLLKP; encoded by the coding sequence ATGCGCGGTACTGCGCTATATGGCCCATATGACGTGCGTTCAGAGTATGTTCCTGATCCGACGATCATCGAACCAACAGATGCCATTATTCGCTTGTCGGCAACCTGTATTTGTGGCTCAGATCTCTGGCCGTATCGGGGTGTTGATCCTATAACTCGTCCTGTACCGATGGGTCATGAATATGTTGGGATTGTCGAGGAAGTTGGCAGTGCAGTCAAAATAATCAAGCCTGGTCAGTTTGTTGTTGGCTCGTTCTTCGCTTCCGACAACACCTGTCCAATATGTCAGGCTGGTTATCAAACCTCGTGTGTGAATCGTCAACCGGGTGCACCTACTGGGGCGCAGGCGGAGTATGCGCGTATTCCACTGGCCGATGGGACATTGGTGCCTACACCTGATCTCCCTCCTGCCGATTTGATTCCTGACCTGCTGGCAGCTTCGGATGTGCTGGGTACCGGCTGGTTTGCAGCCGTTGCGGCAGAGGTCGGGCCTGGAAAAACGGTAGCTGTGGTTGGTGACGGTGCCGTCGGGTTACTGGCAGTTCTATCAGCGCGACAAATGGGTGCCGAACGGATTATTCTGATCGGAAGTCGCCATCCACAACGGCAGGCGCTGGCCCAAGAGTTTGGTGCAACGGATGTTATTGAGGCGCGAGGTGATGAGGCGATTGAGATGCTCAAAGAGCTTACCGATGGCTTGGGTGTACACTCAACGATAGAAGCTGTCGGTACGCAAGAGTCAATGATGCAGGCGATTCGGGCCACCCGGCCTGGTGGACATGTAGGTGTTGTCGGTGTTCTCCACGATGTGGCTATTCCAGGTCGTGAGTTCTTCTTTTCACATGTTCACCTGCACGGTGGTCCTGCACCGGTGCGTCGTTTTTTGCCGGAATTGATCAATCTCATCTGGCAACGTGTAATCAAACCCGGTAAAGTTTTTGACCTGACACTACCGCTGGAACAGGTTGCAGAAGGCTATCGTGCAATGGACGAGCGCCGGGCAATTAAGGTGCTACTGAAGCCATAG
- a CDS encoding DUF2255 family protein, whose amino-acid sequence MSVWKPEDIDVIGNSMEVRVAALRRDGTLQRPVTIWIVRVGNELFVRSWRGQKGEWFRDAQAQGRGRLWAGSIERDVCFVMETDPELNDQIDAVYRTKYRHFMQYVIPMIRPEVRTTTLKLMPCS is encoded by the coding sequence ATGAGTGTGTGGAAACCCGAAGATATTGACGTCATTGGCAATTCAATGGAAGTGCGGGTTGCCGCTCTGAGGCGGGATGGTACATTGCAGAGACCGGTTACCATCTGGATCGTGCGAGTCGGTAATGAGTTGTTTGTGCGCTCCTGGCGTGGGCAAAAGGGCGAGTGGTTTCGTGACGCTCAGGCGCAAGGGAGAGGACGGCTGTGGGCTGGTAGTATCGAGCGAGACGTCTGCTTTGTGATGGAAACCGATCCCGAACTTAATGACCAGATTGATGCTGTCTATCGTACGAAATATCGCCATTTCATGCAATACGTCATCCCAATGATTCGTCCAGAGGTGCGCACGACAACTCTGAAGCTTATGCCGTGTTCGTAG
- a CDS encoding acyl-CoA dehydrogenase family protein gives MAFVTLPASLTRMFQHVHVPLFDTIRALRSVTPQEIGLLWKSITSKRHPKRVPPINSDFYDILADLSPEERAIQQKIRTYMEERVRPLANTYWERGEFPHEIVPGFAHLIAETFGTRPYKIDALGPVLTGIACMELARVDPSIYTFFGVHWGLCMGSIDLFGSPEQKQRWLPPMQRFELIGSWALTEPDVGSATAAGLTTTARFERGVWVLDGAKKWSGNAPIADINIIWARDVSNNQVQGFIVERGTPGYEVERLEGKIALRTVQNANIRLNGCRVPEANRLPNVGGFRGIARQLAITRAAVAWAMTGVAMGAYERALAYAQQRIQFGRPIGGFQLVQNSLVQMLANVTAMQTMCLRMSQIAARTGKVSQEQASLAKVFCGEKMRETVALARAVLGGNGILLEHEVARYFADAEALYSYEGTHEMNTLIVGRAITGISAFV, from the coding sequence ATGGCATTCGTCACCCTTCCCGCCAGTCTTACCCGCATGTTTCAACATGTTCACGTTCCGCTCTTCGATACGATTCGTGCATTGCGTAGCGTAACGCCACAAGAGATCGGTCTGCTGTGGAAGAGCATCACGTCCAAGCGACACCCCAAGCGCGTGCCGCCAATCAACAGCGATTTCTACGATATTCTGGCCGACCTCTCACCCGAAGAGCGTGCAATTCAACAAAAGATCCGCACCTACATGGAAGAACGAGTGCGTCCGCTGGCAAACACCTATTGGGAGCGCGGTGAGTTTCCGCACGAGATCGTGCCGGGCTTTGCCCATCTGATTGCCGAGACCTTCGGGACGCGCCCGTACAAAATCGATGCCCTTGGCCCGGTGTTGACCGGTATAGCCTGCATGGAGCTGGCCAGAGTTGATCCTTCTATCTACACCTTTTTCGGTGTCCATTGGGGTCTTTGCATGGGATCAATCGATCTTTTCGGTTCCCCCGAACAGAAGCAACGCTGGCTGCCACCGATGCAACGCTTTGAGTTGATCGGATCGTGGGCGCTCACCGAACCCGACGTTGGTTCAGCAACCGCTGCCGGCCTGACCACAACAGCGCGCTTCGAGCGTGGTGTATGGGTGCTTGATGGCGCAAAGAAGTGGAGCGGCAATGCCCCAATTGCCGACATCAATATCATCTGGGCGCGTGATGTCTCTAATAACCAGGTCCAGGGCTTTATTGTCGAACGCGGCACGCCTGGCTACGAGGTTGAACGGTTGGAAGGCAAAATCGCCTTGCGCACCGTGCAAAATGCCAATATTCGCCTGAATGGCTGTCGAGTGCCTGAAGCCAACCGCTTACCCAATGTGGGTGGTTTTCGAGGCATCGCCCGCCAACTGGCAATCACGCGGGCTGCTGTCGCCTGGGCAATGACCGGTGTGGCAATGGGGGCTTACGAACGGGCGCTGGCCTATGCGCAGCAGCGGATTCAGTTCGGGCGACCGATTGGGGGATTTCAACTGGTGCAGAACAGTCTGGTGCAGATGCTCGCCAACGTCACCGCTATGCAGACGATGTGTCTGCGGATGAGTCAGATCGCTGCGCGCACCGGTAAAGTCAGTCAGGAACAGGCATCACTGGCGAAGGTCTTTTGCGGCGAAAAGATGCGGGAAACCGTAGCGCTTGCCCGGGCGGTGCTTGGCGGTAATGGCATTCTCCTCGAACACGAGGTAGCGCGTTACTTCGCCGACGCCGAAGCGCTCTATTCGTATGAAGGCACGCACGAAATGAATACCCTGATCGTTGGCCGTGCGATCACCGGCATCTCGGCGTTTGTGTAG
- a CDS encoding 50S ribosomal protein L25: MANVTLTAQRRHIFGKKVKTLRREGILPANFYGKGVETTAIQINERDFEQIFRTVPKGESFNLDIEGTTYPVVIYVVQRHPVTRKFLHIDFKLA; this comes from the coding sequence ATGGCAAACGTTACCCTGACAGCTCAGCGGCGCCACATCTTTGGCAAAAAAGTCAAAACACTCCGTCGGGAAGGAATTTTGCCGGCTAATTTCTACGGCAAAGGCGTTGAAACCACGGCGATTCAGATCAACGAACGCGATTTCGAGCAGATCTTCCGAACGGTGCCGAAAGGCGAGTCCTTCAACCTCGACATCGAAGGTACGACATACCCGGTCGTGATTTATGTCGTGCAACGCCATCCGGTAACCCGCAAATTCCTGCACATTGACTTCAAGCTGGCCTGA
- a CDS encoding glycosyltransferase, with the protein MWLTLLWVVIGLGLAGSFLGQWQRMRQIPRLTSPCLPPDPPLISILIPARNEERGIGRCVQGALAQRYPHIEVIVVDDGSTDRTPAILADLAATDARLRIITGKPLPPGWVGKCHACQQASSAASGEWLLFLDADTAPAPDLAAALLCHALTTNGDMVTIFPFLELKTWSERLILPPFVALIVSIFPFERLAKPDVRPEEVLANGQCIFVRRAAYEAIGGHGAVRAEVLEDVRLGQRLRAAGFTVRGAIGMEYLAVRMYTNAAEVIEGLMKNASAGSRSGGWRSLMGMTLLLAQAYGPLLLMIGGWFTGGWAGSLVLLVGMVSWLVGLLFWGTLYQRFYRLNPLHAVLWPVGLLMYLLIAGYGILRVRLGQGVVWKGRRYAG; encoded by the coding sequence ATGTGGCTCACTCTTCTCTGGGTTGTGATCGGATTGGGGCTTGCCGGTAGTTTTCTCGGTCAGTGGCAACGAATGCGTCAGATTCCACGGTTAACGTCGCCGTGCCTTCCCCCTGATCCGCCATTGATCTCGATTTTAATTCCTGCGCGCAATGAAGAGCGGGGAATTGGCCGTTGTGTGCAAGGAGCATTGGCCCAGCGCTATCCTCATATTGAGGTGATCGTGGTTGATGATGGCTCAACCGACCGGACACCGGCAATTCTGGCCGATCTGGCAGCTACCGATGCCCGGTTACGGATAATCACCGGGAAACCTCTGCCACCGGGTTGGGTTGGTAAATGCCATGCCTGCCAGCAGGCCAGTAGTGCGGCGAGCGGTGAATGGTTGCTCTTTCTCGATGCAGATACGGCGCCGGCGCCTGATCTGGCAGCCGCCTTGCTTTGTCATGCCTTGACGACCAATGGCGATATGGTGACGATCTTTCCCTTTCTTGAGTTGAAAACGTGGTCTGAACGATTGATCTTGCCGCCATTCGTGGCCTTGATCGTGTCCATCTTTCCTTTTGAGCGCCTGGCTAAGCCTGATGTTCGCCCAGAAGAGGTGTTAGCGAACGGTCAATGCATCTTCGTGCGGCGTGCGGCGTATGAAGCGATTGGCGGCCATGGAGCGGTACGGGCTGAGGTGCTGGAAGATGTTCGCCTCGGCCAGCGTTTGCGCGCTGCCGGTTTCACGGTGCGTGGTGCGATTGGAATGGAGTATCTGGCAGTACGGATGTATACGAATGCGGCTGAAGTGATCGAGGGTTTGATGAAAAATGCCTCGGCAGGATCGCGGAGTGGTGGCTGGCGTTCGTTAATGGGGATGACGTTGCTATTGGCACAGGCGTATGGCCCATTGCTGTTGATGATCGGCGGTTGGTTCACCGGTGGCTGGGCAGGAAGTCTGGTTTTGCTGGTCGGAATGGTATCCTGGCTGGTTGGCCTGCTGTTTTGGGGAACGCTGTATCAACGGTTTTACCGGCTCAACCCACTGCACGCCGTTCTCTGGCCGGTCGGTTTGCTGATGTATTTGCTGATTGCCGGGTATGGCATTCTGCGCGTTCGATTAGGACAGGGAGTGGTTTGGAAGGGGCGGCGGTATGCCGGTTAG